One genomic region from Rosa rugosa chromosome 1, drRosRugo1.1, whole genome shotgun sequence encodes:
- the LOC133724676 gene encoding DNA-directed RNA polymerase I subunit RPA12-like yields MSSMSESRAFLFCNSCGYMLSLTTTPYAKPGRCPYCDHPRPIEGLSKCKYSYTVSKEDIQRELGKSTIKEEKTELAKTDMKKCEKCGHNEHTYFSRQMRSADEGATTFYTCTKCNNSFSEN; encoded by the exons ATGTCGTCCATGTCAGAGTCTCGTGCTTTCCTGTTCTGCAACAGCTGTGGGTATATGCTATCTTTGACGACAACTCCTTATGCTAAACCTGGCCGATGCCCCTATTGCGACCATCCACGACCTATAGAAG GGCTCTCCAAATGTAAATATTCATACACAGTCAGTAAAGAG GATATTCAAAGGGAGCTAGGCAAGTCAACAATTAAGGAGGAAAAGACTGAATTGGCAAAG ACGGACATGAAAAAATGTGAAAAGTGTGGCCACAATGAGCATACGTATTTTTCTAGACAG ATGAGATCAGCTGATGAGGGGGCAACTACTTTCTACACTTGCACCAAGTGCAATAATAGTTTCAGTGAAAATTAA